The Vitis vinifera cultivar Pinot Noir 40024 chromosome 8, ASM3070453v1 genome segment GTATCACATAGAAAACTGGAAATATCAAATTGGCTATCAACTTCTGTTGTAGAAAACACACTAATTAGCACTAGTTTTCCCCACAACTCCACAGATGTTTTGAAGAAACAAATGTATAAAAGTATTCTTGTAGTCAGCCTAGCCTAGAGTTGGTGGGATGAAGGCTTTGTTGACTTAATATTTGAtctgttttctttctttacaAGATAAGACATTAGTTGCagcttcaaattcattttccatGGTTTATGCAGCCCTCCATACTTCCAGTTCAAATTTTGCGAATAGGGCAACTTGTCATTCTCAGCGTACCTGGAGGTAAAAgtatttatcctttttatttttcccccCCTTTTTGCCAGTATTTCCTTCtacttctataattttattACTCTTCCTACATACTTCCATCCACTGTGTTAAGTTAATGGTATGGAGATCGAAATAACGTGGAAAAAGATTATCTGGTGCCAGAGTTGTAAGGTTCTAGCTGCTTTTGTTCTTGCACTAAAATGTACTGTATTCTGTAAGATGTATCCACTTTCTTGTAGCAGGGATTCGAACTCCAAAAACTTGCATATTCTATTCCTTGGTGGTTGCATGTTGCTCTTAGCAAATAGAAGTCCTAACTTCATTATTCCTTGCAGAATTTACTACAATGGCTGGCAGGCGTCTCCGGGATGCTGTTAAGAGTGTGCTGTACGCTGGGGGTAGCGACTTGGACAGCAATGTCCATATTGTTATTGCTGGGTTGGCAAATACATATTCACAGTATGTGACCACCTTTGAGGAGTACCAGGTGCAGAGATATGAGGTCTGTATTGTCATTCCTCACATTCTAATTTGGGCCAAGTTAAATCctttatatatatgtgtatgtatgtatatgtaATGTTCCTATTGGAAAATTATATTTCTCAAACTGGAAGGAGGAATAATTGAAGTGATGAAGAACAATGGTCAAATCCATCACCATTATTCTGgtcaatttcattattttaattctcaccttcaggaggaattgcaaaaaTCAACAAATCTTAGTGTTTTCAAATAGAATCCCCAACATTGAATAGATTCATCCATAACTGGTATTTTGATTGCAGGGAGCCTCTACTCTTTATGGTCCGCATACGCTCAGTGCCTACATTCAGGAGTTTGAGAAACTAGCAATGGCCATTGTGAGAGATGAACAGGTAGCACCAGGTCCACAGCCCCCGGATCTCCTGCAAAGGCAAATCAGCTTGCTACCGCCAGTTATCCTGGACATCACCCCTCCTGGAGTGAATTTTGGGGATATTAAAACTGATGTCCCTCCAAGAGCCATCTTCAGGAAGCGGGACATTGTTACAGTCACCTTCTGGTCTGCATCTCCCAGGAATGACCTCATGACTGAGGGCACATTTGCTCTGGTTGAGATTCTTCATAATCAGGAGAGGTGGGTGCCAgcctatgatgatgatgatttctGCCTTCGTTTTAAGTGGGCGAGGTCTTCAAAACTAAGTCCTCTTAGCCACGCAACCATAGAATGGAGGGTACCGGAATCCGCAGTTTTGGGTGTGTACAGGATGACACATTTTGGAGCTTCGAAGAACATTTTTGGCTCAATCCGCCACTTCACAGGTTCATCTAGTGCCTTTATAGTGGCATAGAGTTGTATTCATTATATTAATTACTGTTGTGAGTTATGTCCATTAGATTCATATAGATCTTGGCTTCAGTGCATAGGTTTTCCAGATAGcaatacaaaaacaagaaagatgCACGAGAAACTTGGCCTGAACATCTTTTATCTATTgtgaagaaaggaaaatgaggagGAGATATTCCCCTTTTGCTCAATCAGTTTGCAGCATATTACCATGCATGGTTGTGTCAACTACTGTTTCTCTCCATCCCTCATCATGCATTTTTTGGATGTGGATCTTCTTATCATCATTTTCTGCATCTCTGAATTTCTAGATTCTCTTTCTATGCATCACCATGGTTTGCTAAATGGAACCACCCTAAAGAAAACGAAGGAACTCTTGAGCCTTGCAGGGATGTGATTTTAACTGTTTACTTGTGAAAAAACCTGAATGAGGAAGTGATGTAGGataaccctaggatggttgcctacactccaTGATAGGTGGgctagagttttatttttagggtgtaaggagagaaacaaagaataaattttatggtagagaaaattataagataagaaatggagagaaagaagaaacaatgaaaaaaagatggaaaatcttagagtctcactaaggccttctaggagcctcacctagaagaaaatcaatggagtcttattattgagggttgcaaccttataatgaaagaaagtataatattatttatcaaattcattcatttgatttacattgattaacCTATTTAGGTTTCTCTAATAAATCCAAAGTCTACCAgaactctaataacctattatgattctaattctaattataacatctaAAATCTATTAGGATTCTAATAACTTATCATGagtcaaattctaattatattataacatCTAAAATCtattaggactctaataacctatgactcaaattttaattatattataactcaactagctaattgATTCCAAtaaatattaatcctaatttaattccaagtaatattaatcctactttaattatAACTAATAATAATTCCCTTTTTGATATATATCTTaaagattcatcctcatcaagAAGAGTTGGCCAATTTACACAACTACCCCAAATGGCTTAAAGATTTCAGATTGCCTTCGTCTTCTTTGCTATCAGCACACACATGGAGGCAACatgaggaaaagaaataagCCATGAGATTTCTAAGTTAAGTGTCTCTGCATTTAACATACTGTAGAAATCTCTTTCAACTAGGAATGTTAACCGCTGCTCAGTATCTGTCCCACCATTCCAAGCAGTCGCTGGGATAATAAAAGCTTTATGGTAGGAGTAGGACtagaaaacaaaaccaaaaaaggaaaaggggtaaaaaagggaaagaaaaataaacacgTGAAACGCATGGATGGGAAGGAAGTGGCCCTTCATCAGTGTTTGCTTTTGTAGTGATGCCTAAACCTACACATTCAGAATCTGTGGGGGTGGAACCGTGTATGTGAATTCACAGGATATGCAGTAGTAGTGGCATATGCGCATTTGAATAGGTCTAAGCCCACCCAAACCTCCACTTGATATTTTCCGCATTAAACTGGAGACTTAGTGCCCCTCCTGAATATGGTGATTTGGAACCTGAATTCGCCAACCTTGGACTTTTGAGTTTTGACCATTCAGCTCAGGGTCTCCCTCTTCCTGCCGCCTTCCAAATCCACCACATTTGACCCTTTTCACCCACACATGAGTTTGTTGACATTTTCACGTTGCAGTTCACGGAGAAGTTGTCTTTCCTCTTTTAACTTCTATTGGAAAATTCAATACCAGTGTAATAAACGGACGTGACCATTTTGGCCTtccacttttatttttcttatcgtATTTATATCctcttatttaaatttaaagagtAAGGCCGTAAGTGTGAGTGACAAATAAAAGCTACAGAGGGAAATATTTTCCTAGACAAAAAGATGTTGTCGCCGTTCGCCGTACGCCTGCTACTAATGATTGAAAGGGTTGTGAAGCAGGGTGATGGGCAAGGATGTCCAATTCTACTACGACAAGTTGCAACGTCGAATTACCGGACCAGTCTTATCACAAATATCTTAACAGGGCGGCTCCCTAACATGGGTGTGGAGAGCGTGTCCGGGTATTTGGTAGATGGGACCCACGCGCCATGCTGCAGGCGTGACTCAGCCTATTCTCTCACAAGACCGGTACGTTCCCACCACTAACAGTTGATTGACCACTCACTCTGGGATTCTCGACTCTTTTTTCCCTTCTAAAACGTTACCTTAAATAAATCCTGAAACGTTTACTCTCTCCTCCCTGTCCCTGCTCCCTGCTCCCTGCGATTAAACCTCTTACGCCTTCgttttctctcttctttaacACTCTCtacaacaataataattataataataataaagaaggCTTAAAGAAGGGCTTTCACTTTCGTCATTTCAAAACGCTTCCAATCAAtccatctctctctttctagaTCGATACACGCTCTcctctctatctctctcaatAACGCTCCATTATTTCCGGATCGATTATATCCCTCCATTCCTAAATCCTAGCTTTCAGCCTCGCAATTCATGCTCTTCTAGTCCAATCCATTCCGCTTCTGTTCTTATCcccaaaaccctagaaaaaaaaaaaatcaatcaagcTCATGAAGGGGTCGAGCCGGTGGTTCACGATCGGCCTCGTCACCTCTTGGTACTCCTCCAACATTGGGGTTTTGCTCCTCAACAAGTACTTGCTCAGCAACTATGGCTTCAAGTACCCTATCTTCCTCACCATGTGTCACATGATGGCCTGTTCGCTTCTCAGCTATATTGCTATTGCTTGGATGAAGATGGTTCCTTTGCAGACCATACGGTCTCGAGCACAGTTCTTGAAAATTTCCTGTCTCAGTCTTGTTTTTTGCTCGTCGGTGGTTTGTGGGAACGTCTCTCTTCGGTACCTTCCGGTGTCGTTCAATCAGGCGGTCGGGGCCACCACGCCCTTCTTTACGGCTGTGTTCGCTTATTTAATGAAGGAGAAAAGGGAGGATTGGATAACCTATCTGACTTTGATTCCTGTGGTCACCGGCGTCATCATTGCCAGCGGggtaagattttctttttcaactttaTCTTTCAATTTCAATTGAACTCCACTTTCTTCCTCTTTAGTTTTTATGTTTTAGATTGCTTGGTAACATAAGAATAGGATCTGTTTTGATATATATgttgatgaaaaaaatcaaattgacaAAATGATGCATAtggaagtaaaaaataaaataacaatatgaAAATGCAATTCAGTGTGACTCCCACatatttgattttggttttcCAAGGATGCATTGCATTGCCCTGCACAATCCTGTGTCCTTTGACTTAAACAGAATTGGTTTTGGTTagattgaagaaaattattggCAGCTTGTGTTACTAGATCAGAAAGAAATTATCTTCTTGTGTGGATAATGTCACTAATAGAATTTTTGACAGAAATTATGCCTTCCCAGCATTTTTGTTGCTGCAGGTAAACAGGGTACATAAAGGCTTGAAAATTGGGTTGATTTGGATGAATCTTGAACATTACTGTTGTATTAATTTTTCTAGTGATTTTATTCTTAACAAATTACCAACAACAAAAATCTTAATAAGAAGTTCATTTTACTTAGTAGTAAATGGGTATGAacaaacttaatttaaataaaccAAATCCAGTTCCCACCATTTGCATTTAGCATAAGTATCATTTATAATTCGGTTAAATCAAGAACAGTAACTGATTCATCATGCCTAAATTTAGCTCTTTCTGgtttcattattatttctaaaagTCTGAACTTGAACCATGTTTTTTCACTCCACAATGTGAATTGGTTTACTGCATGTAACCAAACCTTCTTGACAATTTCTCTTATCTGTCTCTCTTTTacattgaatttcttttgaataatttatttatacccTTATTGACCTCAAAATCTGATGAATAGAACCTTGATtgactaaattatatataataatatatggCTAATCTTTAgggtatatataataatatatgacTAATCATATGGGATTGTGTAAATTTTCCCCTTTCATTTTGGTAGCTAATGTACCGCACCACTCACTCACAGAAgcatattttcatttcatttatccTGCAATAGTTCTAATTTTAAGGTCTTCTTAAGTTTCTCCCTTATGGGTGACCAAACTAGGATAAGGTTAATGGTCTTTCATGTTAATTTCCCAGCAACAGTTTTCTCCAGTTCTTACTTTTTTTCCCCAGATTCTACTTAGTATACTCTTTATTCATAGCTTGCATATCCCTGAATCCTCTAATTCATGAGTGTTTCCTGCATTCCAGTTTTTGGCATATCCTAATTTTGGTACCTTCAATTAAAACTGTCAACAAACAATGTCCACAATGGCCCTCTTCTTGTCAATTTGTGGTTATTCcattaattactactcaaaaggaTCAGACAGGAATGATGGCTCTAATATAGCCTTATTCTGTTTCAAAACCCTGTTGTATCTTCTTCTCTTGGTTTGTCAAGCTGGTTGCAAATTCAGTCAATGGTCAagtttatatattatttgaatcTAATGACCTTCCACAATTTCACCACATTCTCTTTGTCTCTTTCCTAAGCAAAGAGCTGTCAGTTGAGTTATGCTTCACAGAGTGGAATGCTAGGAAGCTGGGGAAATTGCATGTCTACAAGACAAAGTTTGTTGAGGAGATTGATGAGGTATACTCTTATAGGCTATGAGAACAGGAACAGTTATTGAGATGGTCAGTGGTGCCTAGAGAGAAAACCAATGGTGGAAAGTGTCAATAGATATCAGTTATGATGCTGGTAGGGGTTTTGTagaaggagaagaggaaaattGAGGAAATTGTTGAATTTGCACTGAGAATCTGGCTTTTCAAATGGTGTAGTATTTGTGTTGCAAAGCCCTAGTTGAATAAGCATTGCTTTTTGTGATTTATTGTGTCTACCTGATCTTAAATGGTGTTCATGATatgtattttgtttatttatgagATCCTTGCTGATTTTCAGTATTTTGTTTTCTGGAGCAAAAAGTTATGTTTAtctttatgaaaatttattatatggCTGTAGGGTGAACCGAGTTTCCATATGTTTGGGTTTATAATATGCATTTCGGCTACAGCTGCAAGGGCTTTTAAGTCAGTGCTTCAAGGGAAATTGCTGACCTCAGAAGGGTATTaaatctccctctctctctctctctctgatttttctttttttctttttttgttaaaagttaAAGACAAATTAGGAACTTAAGGTACACATTGTTCTGTTTCATCAGTGTAGACTAAAATGATCCAAAATTTTTCCAGGGAAAAGTTGAATTCTATGAACCTTCTGCTGTACATGGCTCCAATAGCTGTTGCATTCTTAATTCCTGCAACACTAATTATGGAGGAAAATGTGGTTGCAATTACATTGGCTCTTGCCAGAGatgatattaaaataatatggtATCTCCTCTTCAATTCTGCTCTAGCATATTTTGTGAACTTGACCAATTTCTTGGTCACTAAGCACACCAGTGCTTTAACACTCCAGGTATGGTCCTGAATTTTAACGTGTTTCTTCCTCTTTCATGGTTGCCTGCATATTCTTTTAACACATGCACACGGTATAGCAGTTTCTTGAACACACTGTATTTTCCAACTATTTGAGTTGGCATATGGTTCCTGTATGAGATTTTGacttttaaattgttttattttcttttaatgatcCAAATACTCCATTAACTGAGCATACTTTTACATACTTGTTTACCTAAAGTTTCATGGAAATGTTTTTATATGAAATCTCTTAGATGTATTATTCTTAGATTTTGCCAGTCCTTTGACTTGATCATTGAGTTCAAGTTATACAATATAGCCTTAATAATGCTGATGGTGGCTGATTGAGTATACTTATTAAATTCTCAGAATTTCATATGATGCAATTCACTAAGTGTTATTAGTATAATcagaaaaacagagaaaaggGTTGGAATTTTACCcccttttcaaaattcaactaaTAAGAATTGCATGAAAGTGTTTCTGGAATCTATACTGTAAGAGTCCAAGAGAGGATTTGAATATTGTTGAGGAACCAATgtttctaaaagcttaagctgttAGAATTTGGGCCCACAATATATACCATCTTTCTAACTCTCTCCATACCCATTTTTTACCTAtcatcaaaagagaaaaaaaaaagaaaggaaaaaaactgTCCATACCCATACATGGAGAGATAGGGACAGACAGTCTCCTTTGGGCTGGTCTAGGGGCTTAATAAATTAGGGAAATCAACATGTAGTACTGTTCAAACTCCTAACATCTCGCTGATTGagactctaataccatgttgagCCATGAAAATGCTTTAGTTGTTAGAATGTGAACCACAATGCATATCATACTCTCTGACAGATATCATAAGCTAAAAGAATTGAAGCTCATAGAAGCAAGTGGTAGCACAACCGTGGTAAATAACTAGAAAAGGCTTCCATCTCAAAAAGGAAGCACCAGTATGTTTGCTTTTTAATATTGATATTGTTTGACAAACTATTGCTCCATCCTACAGCATAATAATTGAATTTGAGAATCTTAATCAAATGGAATTTCCTTAATATAGAGATGAACAACAGCCATCTCATAATGAAAAAACAGTCACATGTGCAACATATGTTTATAATTAGGATTAAGTAgttctataaaaaattaatttaggggTAACATTGTGCTGCATGAGGAAACATGTGCCTACtctgtatttttgttttttagcaAATTAGAGATATTAATATTGATATTGTTTGACAAAGCTATTGCTCCATCATACATCATAATAATTGAACTTAAGAATCTGAAATTTGAGCTTGGGAGGTTGCAAATCTATGAGGCAATTACCTCGTTTACATAAAGATcatattaaattatcaaatagtATGCTTTTGGAGAGTAAAATAGGCAGCGGTAACCATGGAAAACACTTCTTAATCATGTGAGCTGTTGTGAGAAATCAAATGGAATTTCCTTGATATAGAGATGAACAATAGCTGTCTCAGAATGTGAAAATAAGGTCACATGTGCAACAGATGTTAATAATTAGGATATAGTagtcctataaaaaaataatttatggataATATTGTGCTGCATGAAGAAACATGTGCTGACTCTGTATTTTTGTCTTTTAGCAAATTAGAGATATCGATCCTTGGAAAAATCAGTCCCAATAGTTTTGCTATTTATTTAGTCTTGATGTCAAAATAATTAGCTTGATGCCTCTTGAATGTATAATAGGATTATCAGATGAATGATAACTATCtcagaataaaaaacaaagttcTATGTGTGACAATGTTTCAACCAGtcatgcaaaaataatttaGGGGTTATGGTGTGCTGCATAAGGAAATTATGCCTACTCTGTATTTTTGTCATGTGGCAAATTAGAGATATGGATTCTTGAAAAGAGTAATCCCAATCCCAATAATTTTGCTAATTGGTCTTTGATGTCAAAATTATTAGTCTTGGTGCACCATGAATGTACCCTCTGCCAACATTTTGTTATTAGATTAAGAATATCTATTGAGGGGTTTATTACCTACTTGGagtttgaatttgttttaaacTTTTGCAGGTCTTGGGGAATGCAAAGGGGGCTGTTGCTGTAGttatatcaattttaatatttagaaatcCTGTCTCAGTGACAGGGATGCTGGGCTACATGCTCACTGTTATTGGAGTTGTTCTGTACAGCGAATCCAAGAAACGGAACAAATGAGAACCCTAAACACACACTATCTTGTTTTACTTCTCATGAGGGTGCAGTGGAAGCCTCCAGGCCCATGATCCTAAGATATGCTTGTAGCTGAGGCCATTTCATGGTCCCCATGATTCTTTTACGGGAAATTGGAAAGAAGAATTTCCACTTGTATTAACAGAGAAATTTTAGTAAAAGCTCCTATTTTCCCTGTACTATCAACAGTTCGTTTAGGGGTGGGATTCAGCCCCAattggtaattttatttttcttcattttgtcTTTAAAACCTTGGTGTCATATCTTGATtatttaatgaaagatgtatcgatatatttttatttacactggagttattattgttattattattatgagtaGCAGTTACATTGTTGGACAAGTACTGTAAGATTGCGGTTGATAGCAACTCTTACCCTATGTTGCGGTTGGTGGTCCTACTGGTTTTCCATAAATATATGAATCACGAGAACAAAGTATTCATCTTAAACACTATTATTGCGGATGGGTTGGAATTCAACATGAGAAAACATACACGACATTTGCGCCTTTGGTAAAACTAAAACCTATCGAGGAATTCTCGCCACTTACATGAAGAATAATTCTGAGAATCGGAGAAAGGCAACTTTTTGTGGGAATGCCTGCCAAGGTTCCGTGTCTCTGGTAAATACCCTGCAAATTTACCAACTTGTTCATGACGCTGCTGACGCGGCGAGGCAAGATTGGCTTGAAGGCAATTTGAAGTCGAACGTGGACGGAGCATGTAAAAGTGggaaaagaggggaaaaaaagatgtaaaaaggaaaatagagaaaGGGAAATGCGTTGTGACTTGTGAGTAGTGCAAATGAGTAATGGCGCAAAAACGAATAAATGAAGCTGACGAGGAAGAGCACAGCGAAGCAGCCAATTGCCGAGACTTGGTTGTTGCTTTTCCCGAGATTCCCAATTTACAGCGAAGCCGTTACTCATCTCTTCACTCTTGCTTCTCTCGACATTTTGTATTTGTTCGGCGCCACTCTTCTAGACttcctttataaaaataaactagaaccCTAATCATCTCTTTCCATATTCTATTCTGAGACCTCCAGGGTCCAATCACTAAACTCCTCTCTCCTCATGGCGGATCACGGTCCCAAAACCAATATCTCCTTAGCTGGAACCTTCGCTAGTAGCGCTTTCGCTGCTTGTTTCGCTGAGGTATGCGGTTGCCTTTTGACTGTCTTTGAAATAAATCTACGATCGCTTCGTGTTAATTTTTGTTGTTCTTAGTTTCTGAGATCTGCTGTGATGGATCTGGGAGTGGAGTGTGAATTTAGCTTTGGGAAATTGTGCTGTTTAGGAccttacctttttgtttttgtgtttgtGTTCTGCTTTTCAGACACACTGCACCATTAAACACATTTTCCTCTCTACTGATTTTAGAAGCACAAAACTCGTTTAGATAATGCACCAAAGAGGTCCTTAGTTACAATAATAGACGTGATCATGGTGCATGGACTCGGTGCTGAGTAAGGAAATTCCGCAAAATCAGGGTATTTGGCCTAGATTCCTACGGGTTTTACAAGATGTGTTGAGTAAGAATGAACTCCGCTGAACTGGCTGAATACAGGTGtatcatttttcattgatttggAACCCAGAACCCTGAGAAATGTCAAAATCTGTCCTAATCAGGTGATTCTATGCATCAATTCCATCAGTTTGAATTTTGCCTGATATTGGTAGATAATTTACTTTACCCTGAAATCATGCAGTCCAAGAACCATCAATTCTAATTCTTATCCTTGTGCGTGGATTCTGGATCTTCTAGAAAAATCCAGTTCAGTAGGGTTAAAACGCCTGAATTGTGTGCGGACCAAGTATAACTAGGTTCTTTGAGTGGTGTTGGGGTTCTTTTACATTGTACCAATGTGTTTCTTCTTACATGTATACCATGAGAAATTCAAGACACCAAGCTTCTAAAGATTAATTTGGATCCTTGAAATAAACTACCTTGTACTGTCTTGATGTAAATTGGTTCCTATGGTGTTATGGCATCcctgaagtgtttttaattttgatgcAGATCTGTACAATTCCTTTGGATACTGCTAAAGTTAGGCTTCAGCTCCAAAAGAAAGCTGTTGCAGGAGATGGAGTGGCCTTACCAAAATATAGGGGTCTGCTAGGTACAGTTGGTACCATCGCTAGGGAAGAAGGCATGTCAGCACTCTGGAAGGGCATTGTACCAGGATTACATCGTCAATGCCTTTTTGGAGGCTTAAGAATTGGGATGTATGAGCCTGTAGGTTTCAAATCTTTTCCTCTCCCCCTCTTTTTTGATTGATTAGTCTTAATTCTCATGCATAATCTACATGCTCGACAGGTGAAGGCCTTCTATGTGGGTAAGGATCATGTTGGAGATGTTCCTTTATCCAAGAAAATACTTGCTGCACTAACAACTGGTGAGCACATATGCTGGACTCTGATGTACTtgtttttcatttgaatataaTGAGTATGGTGAGCACATACTCATGATTCCTATTAAACTTGTGA includes the following:
- the LOC100259754 gene encoding probable sugar phosphate/phosphate translocator At3g11320 produces the protein MKGSSRWFTIGLVTSWYSSNIGVLLLNKYLLSNYGFKYPIFLTMCHMMACSLLSYIAIAWMKMVPLQTIRSRAQFLKISCLSLVFCSSVVCGNVSLRYLPVSFNQAVGATTPFFTAVFAYLMKEKREDWITYLTLIPVVTGVIIASGGEPSFHMFGFIICISATAARAFKSVLQGKLLTSEGEKLNSMNLLLYMAPIAVAFLIPATLIMEENVVAITLALARDDIKIIWYLLFNSALAYFVNLTNFLVTKHTSALTLQVLGNAKGAVAVVISILIFRNPVSVTGMLGYMLTVIGVVLYSESKKRNK